ATAAACTGGTCGACTTGCTCCTTGATCGCTTTCACGATGGTGGGATGACGGTGACCGAGGTTAAGAACAGCGACTCCACTCGTGAAGTCAAGAAATTTATTCCCGTCAACGTCGATCACCGTACTCCCATACCCGGCCTCAATCGCAAGAGGCAATGCCTTTGTAGAAGTCGCCAGATATTTTTCATCATCTTCAATAATTACTTTTGCTCTCGGCCCTGGCAGTTCGGTCTTAATGGCTGGTATTTTGTTCATCGTCGCATCTCCGATCTGATTTATTATTCAACCACTATTTTATTGTTTGCTGGCATTGATTAATACGGCCGAAAGATCCGAAAAATTGGCAAAATTCACTAGAAAAGATCTTTTTCTTCTTCCGGCGCAGATTCAATTTCTTCTGCTCTCTCGATGCATTTCGATAGAATCGAATACGCCCGGATCATGTCCGCTTCAGCGACAATGAAGATCGTATCTGTGTAACAGCTCACCGTTTCGACGATGTTCAGACCACCCTCTGCGAGGCTGGAAACAAGGTAGGCAAAAACACCGCTAGTCTCCGTAATCACCTCAGGCGACTTAACAGAAATTTCGACGAGGTTCTGACGTACTTTCAAAACGTTCTCCTTGCCGACAGCTGCCACGACCTCGCCCTTAAGCTTTTCGTCTGCAATGATCGTAATCGCTTGAGTGCCCTGGATTACTTGCATAATTGCCTTTTCATTGATGAGCTTTCGAAAAACTGATTCGAGAC
This region of Methanomassiliicoccales archaeon genomic DNA includes:
- a CDS encoding ACT domain-containing protein, giving the protein MKKTKHKESVAERTRAYIDSHPSIKDCISKDLINFSSLARLIMKEEGIKNEEAVMIACRRYALTLGKHDHEREILSVIGNSRVEVKTKICIVTAKNDWTVLQRLESVFRKLINEKAIMQVIQGTQAITIIADEKLKGEVVAAVGKENVLKVRQNLVEISVKSPEVITETSGVFAYLVSSLAEGGLNIVETVSCYTDTIFIVAEADMIRAYSILSKCIERAEEIESAPEEEKDLF